The Edaphobacter sp. 12200R-103 genome contains a region encoding:
- a CDS encoding B12-binding domain-containing radical SAM protein, protein MVTEKTRRQSRKVVFFFPSFASSEATAPLGILAVSTPLLRAGYDIVLIDSTITPNFKQRVLDEIKDAFCFCVSLVTGPMIRETVDIAKAIKEWDHDFPIILGGWHPSLLPGQTLEAPYIDYIVRGQGEDSLLELIRHIESGAAPDFISGIGFKRDGKLIFTQERPLRPLIEMPPKAYHLADFDAYERKCGRRWAMYTSSLACPFNCAYCTNSGVYGRKWNALPPEQFVEETVDLSRRYALDMIWVVDDNFLVDMDRARGIAEGLVRENSHYTWSIQATSNVVARLTPHDLRMLRRAGLQQICQGVDSGSSTVLKAMHKDWQDFESIYESAARCLEAGIRPSFNIIFAFPGEGRAERRETIDFMMKVCRRYPGAEFWTNIFTPYPGSPIFSRTTELGIDPPASLEAWADYFPRYTRLPWLNGKEHRRLQITRDYLRLAFDRIPIGADRRGRVTRLLQKSMSLPARWRLDHDLYNAPLELWVNNRIKKRIAAKPAVDAKRLARTPEEAAC, encoded by the coding sequence ATGGTCACGGAGAAAACGCGGCGCCAATCGCGGAAGGTCGTCTTCTTCTTCCCTTCCTTCGCCAGTTCGGAGGCCACCGCGCCTCTAGGCATTCTTGCCGTTTCCACGCCGCTGCTCCGTGCCGGCTACGATATCGTTCTTATCGATTCAACTATTACCCCCAATTTCAAACAGCGCGTCCTCGACGAAATCAAGGACGCATTCTGCTTCTGCGTGTCTCTGGTTACAGGGCCGATGATCCGCGAAACCGTGGACATCGCCAAGGCGATCAAGGAGTGGGACCACGACTTTCCTATTATTCTTGGCGGCTGGCACCCATCGCTCCTGCCAGGTCAAACGTTGGAAGCTCCTTATATCGATTACATCGTTCGCGGTCAAGGTGAAGACAGTCTTCTTGAATTAATACGCCATATTGAATCCGGCGCCGCACCAGACTTTATCTCAGGCATAGGCTTCAAGCGTGACGGCAAGCTTATTTTCACGCAAGAGCGGCCATTACGCCCACTAATAGAGATGCCGCCTAAGGCATACCATCTTGCGGACTTTGACGCTTACGAGCGCAAGTGCGGCCGCAGATGGGCGATGTATACCTCAAGCCTTGCTTGCCCATTTAACTGCGCTTATTGCACGAATTCCGGCGTGTACGGCCGTAAGTGGAACGCCCTTCCACCAGAGCAGTTTGTGGAGGAGACTGTTGATCTCAGTCGCCGCTATGCGCTCGATATGATCTGGGTCGTTGACGACAACTTCCTTGTAGATATGGACCGCGCCCGCGGCATTGCAGAAGGCCTCGTGCGCGAAAATTCGCACTACACGTGGAGCATACAGGCCACCAGCAATGTTGTCGCACGGCTAACACCACACGATCTACGCATGCTTCGGCGTGCGGGCTTACAGCAAATATGTCAAGGGGTCGATTCCGGCTCTTCGACTGTACTCAAAGCCATGCACAAGGACTGGCAGGACTTCGAATCGATCTATGAGAGCGCAGCACGTTGCCTCGAGGCAGGTATTCGCCCTTCTTTCAATATTATTTTTGCGTTTCCTGGCGAAGGACGTGCAGAGCGCCGCGAAACCATTGACTTCATGATGAAGGTCTGCCGACGTTATCCAGGTGCAGAGTTCTGGACCAATATCTTTACTCCCTACCCTGGCTCACCGATCTTCTCCAGGACAACTGAGCTTGGTATCGATCCGCCGGCATCCCTTGAAGCATGGGCCGACTACTTTCCCCGTTACACCAGGCTTCCCTGGCTCAATGGCAAAGAACATCGCCGACTCCAGATCACAAGAGACTATCTGCGCCTGGCATTCGATCGTATTCCAATTGGTGCTGATCGGCGTGGCAGGGTGACACGTCTTTTGCAGAAGAGCATGTCATTACCAGCACGGTGGCGTCTCGACCACGATCTCTACAATGCGCCCCTAGAGCTATGGGTCAATAACCGCATCAAGAAACGCATCGCAGCCAAGCCTGCCGTAGATGCCAAACGACTTGCAAGAACACCGGAGGAGGCCGCGTGCTGA
- a CDS encoding putative sugar O-methyltransferase encodes MLKTRHLRHPLHAARGLGLLLRLHATAARRGFEGLWHYKGDARFQLALVEQGLLARDDTGPCDEQILRRICRAYRAATCAPVQEVYTPTAWWKILQRTSLRHVIAALTMGDITALQRMYANFFRDSCSDGLVGKNLLITATPSRALAALHKSAYLVEALSRLDRWRNLTSGEYDLCDLRGPNVGNPFGIVLDGVFIANGAEHQHYGSRRITDITEKSDALIAEIGGGYGAMAYYLLRDSPKLKYWNFDLPESLALAAYYLFRNFPEKRILLYGEAPMSVSDLDDYDIVLMPLSELPRIPSCFADIVFSAHAMSDLDENALMVYLEHVRHLTKKYFLYQGMRDAASHFQQLIDESRGLMLIDKKEYYLHGPCRRDHLQCELLYEISRDQ; translated from the coding sequence ATGCTGAAGACGCGCCACCTTCGTCATCCTCTCCACGCCGCACGCGGCCTGGGGTTACTGCTTCGATTGCATGCCACAGCAGCGCGGCGCGGTTTTGAGGGCCTATGGCATTACAAAGGCGATGCACGATTTCAGCTTGCCTTGGTTGAGCAAGGACTATTGGCTCGGGATGACACTGGTCCATGCGATGAACAGATCTTGCGCCGAATCTGCAGGGCCTACCGAGCAGCTACGTGTGCGCCGGTCCAGGAAGTCTACACGCCTACAGCGTGGTGGAAGATATTGCAGCGCACAAGTCTTCGGCATGTGATCGCGGCTTTAACGATGGGCGATATCACCGCCTTGCAACGAATGTACGCAAATTTCTTTCGTGACTCCTGCAGCGATGGCCTGGTAGGCAAGAACCTGCTGATTACAGCTACGCCCTCGCGGGCATTAGCGGCCCTTCATAAAAGTGCATATCTTGTAGAGGCTTTATCGCGTCTTGACCGATGGCGGAATCTTACATCAGGAGAATACGATCTCTGCGACCTTCGAGGACCAAATGTGGGCAATCCATTTGGAATCGTGTTGGATGGCGTATTCATCGCGAATGGAGCAGAGCATCAGCATTACGGATCTCGGAGAATTACCGATATCACCGAGAAGAGTGATGCTTTGATTGCCGAGATTGGAGGCGGTTATGGGGCTATGGCGTACTATCTGTTGCGCGACTCACCGAAGTTGAAATATTGGAACTTTGATCTTCCTGAGAGCCTCGCTCTGGCAGCCTATTACCTGTTTCGAAATTTTCCAGAAAAGAGAATTCTACTTTATGGCGAGGCGCCGATGAGCGTCTCCGACCTTGATGATTATGACATTGTATTGATGCCCCTATCTGAGTTGCCCAGGATACCATCATGTTTTGCAGATATAGTATTTAGCGCGCACGCAATGTCGGATCTAGATGAGAATGCATTGATGGTGTACTTGGAACACGTGCGACATCTAACCAAAAAATACTTTCTCTACCAGGGGATGCGTGATGCCGCCAGCCATTTTCAGCAGTTGATCGACGAATCCCGTGGTCTTATGCTGATAGATAAAAAGGAGTATTACCTGCATGGGCCATGCAGGCGAGATCATCTCCAGTGCGAGCTGCTATATGAGATATCTAGAGATCAATGA
- a CDS encoding sulfotransferase: MKLPNFFIVGAPKAGTDELYYYLDQHPQIFMSPLKEPCFFSNEIRIENFSEELQPAARASAQSLSTYLNGGAAQKRFGGMITSIEDYRAIFDGVRDEIAIGEGSVSYLWSSSAAGLIAKTIPHARIIIVLMDPAERAFHQYLKSLSDRNVTHPFHIHLEMALRDRQDRINIYHPFLSFGNYTEQVRRFKERFPSNQIHLSLYEDLQFDYQSWFKSILSFLQVDDAFVPKPVAVPSTPHFSRYSQIGKYSRVKGFGSLSKLIPRSLKLKLKDSRLLRGGKPSLSQGSREILVNYYKENILELEELIDRDLSAWLRI, from the coding sequence ATGAAATTGCCCAATTTCTTTATCGTCGGTGCTCCAAAGGCTGGAACTGATGAACTTTATTACTATCTGGACCAACACCCGCAGATTTTCATGAGTCCGTTGAAGGAACCATGCTTCTTCTCAAACGAGATCCGAATTGAGAACTTCTCAGAGGAGTTGCAGCCCGCGGCAAGGGCATCGGCTCAAAGCCTAAGCACCTATCTTAATGGCGGGGCAGCTCAAAAGCGTTTTGGAGGCATGATAACTTCCATCGAAGATTACAGGGCTATTTTTGATGGTGTGAGGGATGAGATCGCAATTGGGGAAGGGAGCGTTTCATATCTGTGGTCCTCGTCAGCAGCAGGCTTGATCGCCAAAACAATTCCGCATGCGCGCATCATTATCGTCCTAATGGACCCCGCCGAACGAGCGTTTCATCAATATCTCAAGAGTCTGTCGGATAGAAATGTAACTCATCCTTTCCATATTCATCTTGAAATGGCTCTAAGAGATCGACAGGATAGAATCAACATCTATCATCCGTTCCTTTCATTCGGGAACTATACAGAACAGGTACGCCGCTTCAAAGAACGATTTCCTTCGAACCAAATTCATCTATCCCTTTATGAAGACCTACAGTTTGACTATCAGTCCTGGTTCAAAAGCATTCTCTCCTTCCTGCAGGTTGATGACGCTTTTGTCCCGAAGCCGGTAGCAGTTCCCTCCACGCCTCACTTCTCCCGATATAGCCAGATAGGGAAATACAGTAGGGTCAAGGGCTTTGGTTCTTTATCAAAACTCATTCCACGGTCTTTGAAATTGAAGCTGAAAGATTCTCGCCTTCTGCGAGGAGGAAAGCCATCGCTTTCTCAGGGAAGTCGGGAGATATTGGTCAACTACTATAAAGAAAATATCCTCGAACTCGAGGAACTTATCGATCGAGACCTCTCGGCGTGGCTTCGCATATGA
- a CDS encoding cytochrome c, whose product MNLLRWIVLAGIFTMPFVVLGQSTSTSQTQASTPQKKQAQQPVRMNEGERVFMQNCSRCHNPPDGFSPRIAGSIVRHMRVRANLSERDAQALLRFFNP is encoded by the coding sequence ATGAATCTGCTCCGATGGATCGTTCTCGCTGGGATTTTCACCATGCCTTTCGTCGTATTGGGACAATCGACGTCGACTTCGCAAACTCAAGCTTCGACACCGCAGAAGAAGCAGGCGCAACAGCCTGTGCGTATGAACGAAGGTGAACGCGTTTTTATGCAGAACTGTTCGCGATGTCATAACCCGCCCGACGGGTTCTCGCCGCGTATTGCAGGCAGCATTGTCCGACATATGCGTGTGCGTGCAAACCTGAGCGAAAGAGATGCGCAAGCTCTCCTGCGGTTCTTTAATCCGTAG